From a region of the Arachis ipaensis cultivar K30076 chromosome B09, Araip1.1, whole genome shotgun sequence genome:
- the LOC110266795 gene encoding probable leucine-rich repeat receptor-like protein kinase At5g63930: protein MFQLKIFSSWLIFLSVLRHSYPITGPDVEGEALIEFLRALNDSNNQIKDWNSFFVSPCYSWSNVDCSNKHVISLNLASKGFSGTLSPSIAKLKYLVSLYVVSVIDSHFFMRFDNSDIVRIQESDYHNLSQVHFPVCYKCYCSYIKCSPSV, encoded by the exons atgtttcaaCTCAAAATATTTTCAAGTTGGTTGATATTTCTGAGTGTATTGAGGCACAGTTATCCAATCACAGGTCCTGATGTGGAAg GGGAAGCATTGATTGAATTTCTGAGGGCCCTCAATGATTCCAATAATCAAATTAAAGATTGGAATAGTTTTTTTGTGAGCCCCTGCTACAGTTGGTCTAATGTTGATTGTAGCAACAAACATGTTATATCTCT GAACTTGGCATCAAAAGGATTTTCTGGAACACTTTCTCCCTCAATTGCCAAATTGAAATACTTGGTTAGCTTGTATGTTGTTTCTGTCATAGATTCACATTTTTTTATGAGATTTGATAATTCTGATATTGTACGAATCCAAGAATCAGATTaccataacttatctcaagtaCATTTTCCTGTATGCTATAAATGTTATTGTTCATATATAAAGtgttcaccaagtgtttga
- the LOC110267153 gene encoding uncharacterized protein LOC110267153 gives MVMQMFVYSISWAGWVPYALAGCSIFGVFVRPSICSIASKQVGPNEQGMVEGCLSGVSSMAQIVSPLIFSPLTALFLSEEAPFYFPGFSIMFLGLAMVVAFIQSLMIRAAPPIEKISSGIDTLV, from the exons ATGGTTATGCAGATGTTTGTGTACAGCATATCTTGGGCAGGATGG GTTCCTTATGCTCTAGCAGGTTGTtctatttttggggtttttgtgcGCCCAAGT ATATGCAGTATTGCATCCAAACAAGTTGGTCCTAATGAACAG GGAATGGTTGAAGGATGTCTCTCTGGAGTTAGCTCCATGGCGCAAATTGTTTCTCCCTTAATATTCAGTCCACTCACAG CGTTATTCTTGTCTGAAGAAGCACCCTTCTATTTTCCTGGGTTTAGTATAATGTTCCTTGGCCTTGCAATG GTTGTTGCATTTATACAGAGCTTGATGATCCGAGCCGCTCCTCCTATCGAAAAAATTAGCAGTGGCATAGATACATTGGTCTGA
- the LOC107615280 gene encoding pectinesterase-like: MAAGKILVSGVSLILVVGVAIGVVVVVNNKSSDPSLAEHQRTVTSMCQGTDDPQLCQDTLKDVKSSGSDPKAYIAASVEATTKSVIQALNMSDRLSVDHGSQSPGIKMALDDCKDLLEFALDSLEASANLVRDNNIQAVHDQTPDFRNWLSAVISYQQSCMEGFDDSQDGEAKVKEQLHTQSLDQMGKLTAITLDIVTDLSKILETFGLKLDLKPASRRLMEATDNNVDAEGFPGWMSAADRKLMGNGGGGGGGNGAPNAVVAQDGSGQFRTIKDAINSYPNGFKGRYIIYVKAGVYNEYIIIPKTAANILMYGDGPTRTIVTGHKNFVDGVKTMQTATFANTAPGFIAKSMAFENTAGWAKHQAVAFRNQGDMSAFFDVALHGYQDTLYVQANRQFFRNCEISGTIDFIFGASATIIQNSRIIVRKPGPNQFNTVTADGTAQKNMATGIVIQNCEIMPERELFPDRLSVKSYLGRPWKQYAKTVVMESNLGDLFSPDGWAPWAGSQFLNTLYYAEYNNVGPSANVQGRVKWKGYHPNIDRNQAAAFTVGQFLKAGPTGTADDWLRATGIPFTVGFTRA, from the exons ATGGCCGCAGGAAAAATCCTTGTGTCCGGTGTTTCCCTCATCCTGGTTGTGGGTGTTGCCATCGGAGTAGTTGTCGTCGTGAACAACAAGAGTAGCGATCCTTCATTAGCAGAACACCAAAGGACTGTGACTTCAATGTGCCAGGGGACCGATGATCCTCAGCTTTGCCAAGACACGCTCAAGGATGTTAAATCCTCAGGGTCGGATCCTAAGGCCTACATTGCGGCCTCGGTGGAAGCAACCACTAAGAGCGTGATTCAGGCTTTGAATATGAGTGATCGACTCTCAGTGGATCATGGCAGTCAAAGCCCGGGCATCAAGATGGCCCTTGATGACTGTAAAGATTTGTTGGAATTTGCCCTAGATAGCCTGGAGGCATCAGCAAATTTGGTCCGAGATAACAACATTCAAGCTGTTCATGATCAGACGCCTGATTTCAGGAACTGGCTGAGTGCTGTTATCTCGTACCAACAATCTTGCATGGAAGGTTTTGACGACTCGCAAGACGGCGAGGCCAAAGTGAAAGAGCAGTTGCATACTCAAAGCTTGGACCAGATGGGGAAACTCACTGCGATCACGCTTGATATTGTCACCGATTTGTCTAAGATCCTTGAAACTTTTGGGTTGAAATTGGATTTGAAACCTGCCTCTCGCCGCCTCATGGAGGCAACCGATAACAATGTGGATGCAGAAGGGTTCCCAGGTTGGATGTCTGCAGCGGATAGGAAGCTCATGGGAAATGGCGGCGGCGGCGGAGGTGGCAACGGTGCACCAAATGCGGTGGTTGCTCAAGATGGAAGTGGTCAATTTAGGACCATTAAGGATGCTATTAACTCATATCCTAATGGCTTCAAAGGAAGATACATTATCTATGTTAAGGCTGGGGTTTACAACGAGTATATTATCATTCCAAAGACTGCAGCGAATATTCTTATGTACGGTGATGGCCCAACAAGGACTATTGTCACTGGTCACAAGAACTTTGTAGATGGTGTCAAGACAATGCAGACTGCAACCTTCG CGAACACAGCGCCTGGGTTCATCGCAAAGTCAATGGCATTCGAAAACACCGCAGGTTGGGCAAAACACCAAGCAGTGGCGTTCCGAAACCAAGGAGACATGTCCGCTTTCTTCGACGTCGCCCTGCATGGTTACCAAGACACCCTCTACGTCCAAGCCAACCGTCAATTCTTCCGAAACTGCGAGATCTCCGGCACCATCGACTTCATCTTCGGCGCATCCGCCACCATAATCCAAAACTCCAGGATCATAGTTCGGAAGCCAGGTCCCAACCAATTCAACACCGTCACGGCCGACGGCACGGCGCAAAAGAACATGGCAACAGGGATCGTTATCCAGAACTGCGAGATCATGCCGGAGAGGGAACTCTTCCCCGACAGACTCTCAGTGAAATCTTACCTTGGTAGGCCATGGAAACAGTATGCAAAGACAGTGGTTATGGAGTCGAATTTGGGTGACCTTTTCTCACCTGATGGATGGGCTCCTTGGGCTGGATCCCAgtttcttaataccttgtactatgCTGAGTACAACAACGTTGGACCCAGTGCTAATGTTCAAGGAAGGGTTAAATGGAAAGGTTACCACCCAAACATTGATAGGAACCAAGCTGCGGCATTCACTGTTGGACAGTTTCTCAAAGCGGGACCCACTGGTACTGCTGATGATTGGTTGAGGGCAACTGGCATTC CATTTACCGTTGGCTTTACAAGGGCTTAA